A stretch of the Dioscorea cayenensis subsp. rotundata cultivar TDr96_F1 chromosome 4, TDr96_F1_v2_PseudoChromosome.rev07_lg8_w22 25.fasta, whole genome shotgun sequence genome encodes the following:
- the LOC120258105 gene encoding uncharacterized protein LOC120258105 has translation MVSSSSSSAGGAASAPPQPPLPPAPKKGFIRRIIPVFLVTNLAVGAYVLLRTSQNKTDKKDEEVVEVPAAPAEGKAVVKPSPGTPAAAPAKVLPPIPEAEQRQLLKWILEEKRKVKPTDSSEKKKIDEEKALLKQLIQAKSLPSL, from the exons ATGGTGTCCTCTTCTTCGTCCTCGGCCGGCGGCGCTGCTTCGGCTCCGCCTCAACCTCCGCTGCCTCCTGCGCCAAAGAAGGGCTTCATCCGTCGCATCATCCCTGTCTTCCTCGTCACCAATCTCGCCGTCGGAG CTTATGTGCTTTTAAGAACCTCACAGAACAAGACTGATAAAAAGGATGAGGAAGTTGTGGAGGTTCCTGCTGCTCCTGCTGAGGGCAAAGCTGTTGTGAAGCCATCACCCGGTACTCCTGCTGCAGCACCTGCAAAAGTACTCCCGCCCATTCCTGAAGCTGAGCAACGACAACTTTTAAAGTGGATCTTGGAGGAGAAGCGCAAAGTTAAACCTACTGATTCatcagagaagaaaaaaatcgatgaagaaaaagctcTCCTCAAACAGCTTATTCAAGCCAAATCTTTACCAAGCTTGTAA
- the LOC120259145 gene encoding GATA transcription factor 23-like isoform X2: protein MQTKIYISLCNNSEDAEQVEQLMISESSIQHGHDHEHTKWMSSKMRLMKKMMNSNQSTSTSKPRRNNSVPESGDVIRVCSDCRTTKTPLWRSGPQGPKSLCNACGIRQRKARKLQSMAMSSDRGHTVPFKKRFKITTTENSAFHPRLLPQDEKEAAILLMALSCGLLHS, encoded by the exons ATGCAGACAAAGATATACATCTCTCTTTGCAATAATTCAG AAGATGCAGAACAAGTTGAGCAGTTGATGATCAGTGAATCAAGCATCCAGCATGGACATGATCATGAGCATACAAAGTGGATGTCTTCCAAGATgagattgatgaagaagatgatgaactcTAATCAAAGCACATCTACAAGCAAACCAAGAAGAAATAACAGTGTTCCTGAAAGTGGTGATGTTATTAGAGTTTGCTCAGATTGTCGGACAACCAAGACTCCTTTGTGGAGGAGTGGTCCTCAAGGCCCCAAG TCTCTATGCAATGCATGTGGAATAAGGCAGAGGAAGGCTAGGAAGTTGCAGAGCATGGCGATGTCTTCAGACCGCGGTCACACTGTGCCTTTCAAGAAAAGGTTCAAGATCACAACGACCGAAAACTCAGCATTTCATCCAAGATTGTTGCCTCAAGATGAGAAGGAAGCTGCCATCTTGTTAATGGCTCTATCTTGTGGCCTTCTCCATAGTTAA
- the LOC120259145 gene encoding GATA transcription factor 23-like isoform X1, producing the protein MQTKIYISLCNNSVYSSEDAEQVEQLMISESSIQHGHDHEHTKWMSSKMRLMKKMMNSNQSTSTSKPRRNNSVPESGDVIRVCSDCRTTKTPLWRSGPQGPKSLCNACGIRQRKARKLQSMAMSSDRGHTVPFKKRFKITTTENSAFHPRLLPQDEKEAAILLMALSCGLLHS; encoded by the exons ATGCAGACAAAGATATACATCTCTCTTTGCAATAATTCAG TTTACTCTTCAGAAGATGCAGAACAAGTTGAGCAGTTGATGATCAGTGAATCAAGCATCCAGCATGGACATGATCATGAGCATACAAAGTGGATGTCTTCCAAGATgagattgatgaagaagatgatgaactcTAATCAAAGCACATCTACAAGCAAACCAAGAAGAAATAACAGTGTTCCTGAAAGTGGTGATGTTATTAGAGTTTGCTCAGATTGTCGGACAACCAAGACTCCTTTGTGGAGGAGTGGTCCTCAAGGCCCCAAG TCTCTATGCAATGCATGTGGAATAAGGCAGAGGAAGGCTAGGAAGTTGCAGAGCATGGCGATGTCTTCAGACCGCGGTCACACTGTGCCTTTCAAGAAAAGGTTCAAGATCACAACGACCGAAAACTCAGCATTTCATCCAAGATTGTTGCCTCAAGATGAGAAGGAAGCTGCCATCTTGTTAATGGCTCTATCTTGTGGCCTTCTCCATAGTTAA